A genome region from Maridesulfovibrio salexigens DSM 2638 includes the following:
- a CDS encoding phosphoribosylglycinamide synthetase, giving the protein MQKTLIVIGAGLESIPVLQRANEMGLHVVAVDANPQAPGFAHAHESVIGCVYTPEITVAALTEWSRQGGKPHGVICAAVDAPGTVAAVADHFRLTAVSAETARLATDKKAMKDRFSEMGIPIPWYQEIFSAGELSRILDECRETLVIKPVDSRGARGVLRLVYGSADMPDPAWAFECAKIESPTGRVMVEKHLDGPQISTEGFVVNGQTFCPGFSDRNYEFLDRFAPNIIENGGDLPSFLDQDTQQAVKDLSGKAAIALGIENSMFKGDMVVHNGKPYVIEMAARLSGGYFCSHEIPWNTGVDFTGTAIRLALGERPDPEAMTPSFQKGVAQRYLFPKPGKVVAIEGVETALVMYGICMVEIRTAVGETIAPATSHPARAGVVMAKAETREKAIKQVEAAVAAIKIITS; this is encoded by the coding sequence ATGCAAAAGACACTAATCGTGATCGGGGCTGGATTGGAATCCATTCCAGTACTGCAAAGAGCAAATGAAATGGGGCTGCATGTGGTGGCAGTTGATGCCAACCCGCAGGCTCCCGGATTCGCTCACGCCCATGAATCGGTCATAGGTTGTGTCTACACCCCGGAAATAACGGTTGCCGCCCTGACCGAATGGTCACGACAGGGCGGCAAACCGCATGGGGTCATCTGTGCTGCGGTGGATGCACCGGGAACTGTGGCGGCAGTGGCTGATCATTTCCGGCTAACAGCGGTCAGCGCGGAAACAGCCCGTCTGGCTACAGATAAAAAAGCCATGAAGGACCGTTTCTCGGAAATGGGCATCCCCATCCCGTGGTATCAGGAAATTTTCAGCGCCGGTGAACTATCCCGGATTCTGGATGAATGCCGGGAAACACTGGTCATCAAGCCTGTGGACAGCCGTGGGGCACGCGGGGTGCTGCGTCTTGTTTATGGATCGGCAGATATGCCTGATCCCGCATGGGCATTTGAATGCGCAAAAATAGAATCCCCGACAGGTCGGGTCATGGTCGAGAAACACCTCGACGGCCCGCAGATCAGCACTGAGGGATTTGTGGTCAACGGTCAGACTTTCTGTCCCGGCTTCTCGGACCGCAACTATGAATTTCTGGACCGCTTCGCACCCAACATCATTGAGAACGGCGGAGACCTGCCCTCTTTTCTGGATCAGGATACGCAACAAGCGGTAAAAGATCTTTCCGGCAAAGCGGCGATAGCTCTCGGCATTGAAAATTCCATGTTCAAAGGCGACATGGTTGTGCATAACGGCAAGCCCTATGTAATTGAAATGGCTGCCCGTCTTTCCGGTGGTTACTTCTGCTCACATGAAATTCCATGGAATACCGGGGTGGATTTCACCGGCACGGCCATAAGACTGGCCCTTGGCGAAAGACCAGATCCCGAAGCTATGACCCCGTCCTTCCAAAAAGGGGTAGCGCAGCGTTACCTTTTCCCAAAGCCTGGAAAAGTAGTTGCTATTGAGGGTGTGGAAACAGCACTGGTCATGTACGGAATATGCATGGTGGAAATCCGCACAGCTGTCGGCGAAACG
- a CDS encoding methyltransferase domain-containing protein: MDTPIILVQAASRAWSGAPDWCMNDVDGRPVVALTVESALKEFPAADIRIIAPEFDRGGKLDEIPAMFPEHKISVFYGQDDSPLERMIAALEDIDEQSLFIRVDGLHFGWLPGHARTMLEQAEKEGLDCVKTEDDFPIQLTSDIYRLGALKKAHSLLGERPNCAPYCIHPKFFMFNEAEEFKCARVAGPAVSEQWLKECRETAEQVYIAGNMNVGQHTPISSGDQLSFHYELALDYISPEAQVLDCACGPGYGARMLAAKAEKVIAADLDIETVRLASSGKYFDNITFQTGDATSLSFEDGSFDAVTSFETVEHVNPAPFFKEMERVLKPGGLLILSTPQNSLGHIPVNSQHLHEFSLQEISGLCSEHFEIMQTTGIKQGRIVFPDDPKGQNTFMVCRKPA; the protein is encoded by the coding sequence ATGGATACTCCGATTATTCTGGTACAGGCAGCATCAAGAGCTTGGAGCGGCGCACCTGACTGGTGCATGAACGATGTAGACGGACGCCCGGTAGTGGCCCTGACTGTTGAAAGCGCACTAAAGGAATTTCCCGCAGCGGATATTCGAATCATTGCACCGGAGTTTGACCGTGGCGGCAAACTGGATGAAATTCCGGCCATGTTCCCGGAGCATAAAATTTCCGTTTTTTACGGGCAGGACGACAGCCCGCTGGAACGCATGATCGCGGCCCTTGAAGATATTGATGAACAAAGCCTGTTCATCAGGGTGGATGGGCTGCACTTCGGCTGGCTGCCCGGACACGCACGGACCATGCTCGAACAGGCTGAAAAAGAAGGACTGGACTGCGTCAAGACCGAAGACGACTTCCCCATTCAACTTACCTCAGATATCTACAGGCTGGGGGCACTAAAAAAAGCACACTCCCTTCTTGGGGAACGGCCCAACTGCGCGCCGTATTGTATCCATCCAAAATTCTTCATGTTCAATGAAGCTGAAGAATTCAAGTGTGCCCGCGTAGCCGGACCTGCCGTGAGCGAACAGTGGCTCAAAGAATGCCGCGAAACCGCAGAACAGGTATATATAGCCGGGAACATGAATGTCGGTCAGCACACACCGATAAGCTCCGGAGACCAGCTCAGCTTTCATTATGAACTGGCCTTAGACTACATCAGTCCCGAGGCGCAGGTTCTTGATTGTGCCTGCGGCCCCGGATACGGGGCAAGGATGCTGGCAGCCAAAGCTGAAAAAGTAATCGCCGCCGACCTCGACATTGAAACCGTGCGTCTGGCTTCATCCGGCAAGTATTTCGATAACATCACCTTCCAGACCGGGGATGCGACCTCGCTCAGCTTTGAAGACGGTTCCTTTGACGCAGTAACCAGCTTTGAAACAGTGGAGCACGTCAACCCCGCGCCTTTCTTCAAGGAAATGGAACGGGTGCTCAAACCGGGCGGCTTGCTAATCCTGAGTACTCCTCAGAACAGCCTCGGACATATTCCGGTGAATTCCCAGCATCTGCATGAATTTTCACTGCAGGAAATCAGCGGGCTTTGTTCCGAACATTTTGAAATCATGCAGACCACAGGCATAAAACAGGGACGCATTGTCTTCCCTGATGATCCTAAAGGGCAGAATACCTTCATGGTCTGCCGTAAACCGGCTTAG
- a CDS encoding TIGR04372 family glycosyltransferase: protein MADRKRLLIIGTAQQCHIENFLNSVDRNKTEVQLLLPERDRGAFNDEKTTYFSGAFHPFFLPLLRTIISFRPHETVIVCGMTYDHDNVVRAVLFYANFYNLRIQTCIRNELFAADSDLKHGPIKEICKWAGLGAIALLIKAVSIFKPVRIGEIYSSRLGHLALDCELYLSEKELGRHDGYLDLFYFKDGQVANQTLGKLFSRKMHINKNFRYLLEAVNFFNLTDKHALKLNTRKISLGRDYECLIQQTDTHVSFTSAEKERGRQEIATLGLDPDRPHVCLLGRDSAFLYQTMPESDGDMQEPRNMDISTLKAGAEELLRLGYNVIRIGSIVQEPLKIEHPNFADYASSGKQNDFMDVYLPATCYFFAGAQSGPMHVANTFRIPCLRINVVRLEVIEYCSPEDLALFKLIRSESSGRILSIPEIINAGISKCPIENFADSDFTVIDNTEDELLEAIKEMHLRMNGEWKTTAAETRLQQHYRSYLKVSNYNTRFETPISSYFLKKHADKLFNSKDS from the coding sequence ATGGCTGACCGGAAACGTCTGCTCATAATCGGCACTGCACAGCAGTGCCATATCGAAAACTTCCTTAACAGCGTGGACCGCAACAAAACGGAAGTTCAGCTACTGCTTCCCGAGCGGGACCGAGGTGCTTTTAATGATGAAAAGACCACTTATTTCTCTGGAGCATTCCACCCCTTTTTCCTGCCGTTACTGAGAACAATCATCAGCTTCAGGCCTCATGAAACCGTCATTGTCTGCGGCATGACATACGATCATGACAACGTGGTCCGCGCGGTTTTATTTTACGCAAATTTCTACAATCTGCGCATTCAAACCTGTATCAGAAATGAACTCTTCGCAGCTGATTCGGATCTAAAACACGGACCAATCAAAGAGATTTGCAAATGGGCAGGTCTCGGCGCAATTGCCCTGTTGATTAAAGCTGTATCCATTTTCAAGCCTGTGCGGATAGGCGAAATCTACTCTTCCAGACTAGGGCATCTGGCCCTTGATTGCGAACTCTACCTCTCTGAAAAAGAGCTGGGCCGCCATGACGGTTACCTTGACCTTTTCTACTTTAAGGATGGGCAAGTTGCTAACCAGACACTTGGTAAGCTTTTCTCCCGCAAAATGCATATCAACAAAAACTTCCGGTACCTGCTGGAAGCTGTAAATTTCTTCAACCTCACGGATAAGCACGCCCTTAAACTGAACACACGGAAAATCTCTCTTGGCCGGGATTACGAATGCCTGATCCAACAAACCGATACACATGTAAGTTTCACTTCAGCGGAAAAAGAACGAGGCAGACAGGAAATTGCCACTCTCGGGCTCGATCCAGATCGTCCACATGTCTGTCTGCTGGGCAGGGACTCCGCCTTCCTGTACCAGACCATGCCCGAAAGTGACGGGGATATGCAGGAACCCCGCAACATGGATATTTCTACCCTGAAAGCAGGAGCTGAAGAACTGCTGCGGCTCGGCTACAACGTTATCAGAATCGGCTCCATTGTGCAGGAACCGCTTAAAATAGAACATCCCAATTTTGCGGATTATGCAAGCAGCGGTAAGCAAAATGATTTCATGGACGTTTACCTGCCTGCTACCTGCTATTTTTTCGCAGGAGCACAAAGCGGCCCCATGCATGTGGCAAACACCTTCCGTATCCCATGCCTGCGTATCAACGTGGTCCGTCTGGAAGTTATCGAATATTGCTCGCCTGAAGATCTCGCCCTCTTCAAACTCATTCGCTCAGAATCATCAGGACGAATTTTAAGCATTCCTGAAATAATCAACGCCGGAATCAGTAAATGTCCCATTGAAAACTTTGCAGATTCCGATTTTACGGTTATTGACAATACAGAAGACGAACTGCTGGAAGCTATTAAGGAAATGCATCTGCGGATGAACGGAGAATGGAAAACTACTGCTGCCGAGACAAGGCTGCAGCAGCACTACCGTTCTTACCTGAAAGTTTCAAACTACAACACCCGGTTTGAAACCCCGATCAGTTCATATTTCCTGAAAAAACACGCGGACAAACTCTTTAACTCGAAGGACAGCTGA
- a CDS encoding transketolase family protein yields MQNMRDEFGKALVELAATRDDFVVLDADVAGGTGTYHFRKAYPDRFIQCGIAEQNMFSMAAGLAESGIIPIVTCYAVFASMRALEQARNSIAYPDFNVKIAASHLGLDVGPDGATHQALEDISIYRAIPNMTVVSPADPVEMRAILPYLLDSHGPLYLRTGRSPLPEVFDANTKFEPGKAQVLVEGEDCTIMAVGVMVHRAVQAAQKLSEEGIFCRVLNMSWLKPMDEEAVIKAAQETGAIVTCEDHNKYGGLGGAVMEIVCENHPVPVERVAIDDIFGSSGEPEDLAREYGLMPEDIANAVRRVLKRK; encoded by the coding sequence ATGCAGAATATGCGAGACGAATTCGGCAAGGCCCTTGTGGAACTTGCCGCCACCCGTGACGATTTCGTGGTCCTTGATGCCGACGTTGCCGGGGGAACCGGAACCTACCACTTCCGCAAAGCCTACCCGGACCGCTTCATTCAATGCGGTATTGCGGAGCAGAACATGTTTTCCATGGCTGCTGGTCTGGCTGAATCCGGCATCATTCCTATTGTGACCTGTTATGCGGTCTTCGCTTCCATGCGCGCGCTGGAGCAGGCACGTAACTCAATCGCCTACCCTGATTTCAACGTTAAAATCGCCGCCAGTCATCTCGGCCTTGATGTAGGGCCGGACGGAGCGACCCATCAGGCACTTGAAGATATTTCCATCTACCGCGCCATTCCCAATATGACCGTGGTATCCCCTGCCGATCCTGTGGAAATGCGCGCAATACTGCCTTATCTGCTGGACAGCCACGGACCGCTGTACCTGCGCACCGGACGCAGCCCGCTGCCAGAGGTATTTGATGCGAACACAAAATTTGAACCGGGCAAAGCACAAGTGCTGGTAGAAGGCGAAGACTGCACCATCATGGCTGTAGGCGTTATGGTCCATCGGGCAGTACAGGCAGCACAAAAACTGTCCGAAGAAGGTATCTTCTGCCGCGTATTAAACATGAGCTGGCTCAAACCGATGGATGAAGAAGCAGTCATTAAGGCTGCACAGGAAACCGGAGCCATTGTGACCTGCGAAGACCACAACAAGTACGGCGGCCTTGGCGGTGCTGTTATGGAGATAGTCTGCGAAAACCATCCGGTTCCGGTGGAACGAGTAGCAATTGATGATATTTTCGGCAGCTCCGGAGAGCCGGAAGACCTTGCCCGTGAATACGGCCTCATGCCCGAGGATATTGCGAATGCTGTACGCCGGGTCCTGAAACGGAAATAG
- a CDS encoding transketolase: protein MAQYQELENFAAELRKSIITMNCHAGSGHPGGSLSCVEVVSWLFAREMNFNPENMTDPCRDRFILSKGHSCLTLYAALAEKGFFSKEEFKKLRHADGILQGHPDRIKTPGVEFNSGSLGQGFSFALGCALGAKRAKRENRTYVLLGDGELNEGQIWEGCMFAAHHKLDNIVAVVDYNKFQSDDLNENITALEPLNDKFKAFGWQVIEVDGHDFREIENAFYRTRTTVGKPTMIIAHTVKGKGISYMENVPKWHGSLCPTGEERECALRECGCEELE, encoded by the coding sequence ATGGCCCAGTATCAGGAACTAGAAAATTTCGCCGCCGAGCTGCGCAAGTCCATCATTACTATGAACTGCCATGCCGGATCAGGGCACCCGGGTGGGTCACTTTCCTGTGTGGAAGTTGTCAGCTGGCTTTTTGCCAGAGAAATGAATTTCAACCCTGAAAACATGACTGATCCCTGCCGGGACCGCTTCATATTATCCAAGGGTCATTCCTGCCTGACTCTCTACGCTGCACTGGCTGAAAAGGGATTCTTCTCCAAGGAAGAGTTCAAGAAGCTGCGTCACGCTGACGGCATACTGCAAGGGCACCCCGACCGAATCAAAACACCGGGGGTTGAATTTAATTCCGGTTCTCTGGGTCAGGGTTTTTCTTTCGCACTTGGCTGCGCTCTGGGAGCGAAACGGGCCAAACGTGAGAATCGCACCTATGTACTGCTCGGCGATGGGGAACTGAACGAAGGCCAGATCTGGGAAGGCTGCATGTTCGCAGCCCATCATAAGCTGGACAACATCGTTGCCGTTGTGGACTACAATAAATTTCAGAGCGATGACCTCAACGAGAACATCACCGCCCTTGAACCACTTAACGATAAATTCAAGGCTTTCGGCTGGCAGGTAATTGAAGTTGACGGTCATGATTTCCGCGAGATTGAAAACGCCTTCTACCGCACACGGACAACTGTCGGCAAACCGACCATGATCATCGCCCATACGGTCAAAGGCAAAGGAATTTCATACATGGAGAACGTTCCCAAATGGCACGGCAGCCTTTGCCCCACCGGAGAAGAACGTGAATGCGCCCTACGCGAATGCGGATGCGAGGAGCTGGAATAA
- a CDS encoding SDR family NAD(P)-dependent oxidoreductase codes for MQRLKNKIALVTGGGRGIGKAISHKLAAEGAQVILTWVNNRESAEQTATEISKEGGKARILQLEVSDADSVDAVVADITANEGMLDVLVNNAGINDPQDFDKITPEEWDRIMSVNLKGPFLCTQRCLDLLKKSKGASVINIGSVSGQYGGPRTAHYAASKAGLISMTQVAARFGAEWNIRCNTVAAGLVISDMADAGLQNPAVQKAAENVLLKRFATASEVADSVAYLASDESSYITAQTINVNGGLYF; via the coding sequence ATGCAAAGACTGAAAAATAAAATTGCGCTGGTAACCGGCGGAGGCCGCGGAATCGGCAAGGCCATCAGCCACAAACTTGCTGCTGAAGGCGCGCAGGTAATACTCACATGGGTCAATAACCGCGAAAGCGCAGAGCAAACCGCAACAGAAATTTCCAAAGAAGGCGGCAAAGCGCGCATCCTGCAACTTGAAGTCAGCGATGCCGATTCCGTAGATGCCGTTGTTGCCGACATCACTGCCAATGAAGGCATGCTTGATGTCCTAGTCAACAATGCCGGAATCAATGATCCGCAGGATTTCGACAAGATCACCCCGGAAGAATGGGACCGCATCATGTCCGTTAATCTGAAAGGCCCCTTCCTTTGCACACAGCGCTGCCTTGATTTGCTAAAGAAAAGCAAGGGCGCCAGCGTAATCAACATCGGTTCGGTCAGCGGTCAGTATGGCGGCCCGCGCACTGCCCATTACGCAGCCAGCAAAGCCGGACTCATTTCTATGACCCAAGTTGCGGCGCGGTTCGGAGCCGAATGGAATATCCGCTGCAATACCGTTGCAGCAGGTCTGGTTATCTCGGACATGGCTGATGCAGGTCTGCAAAATCCGGCAGTGCAGAAAGCCGCCGAGAATGTGCTCCTGAAACGGTTTGCCACAGCTTCTGAAGTAGCTGACAGCGTGGCCTACCTTGCTTCCGATGAAAGTTCCTACATCACCGCCCAGACCATCAACGTCAACGGCGGACTGTACTTCTAA
- a CDS encoding class I SAM-dependent methyltransferase, translating into MSDRKCWMDHSGIVLHSVDGFDVIHCESCGFKHIIPIPDEEELERIYKHEYHVKDKPLMLQHQLEDQEWHDATNAARLETIEKLLGRKGSILDVGSGNGFFLKQAAELGWQAKGVEPADKAVDYCNSIGLDVTHGVFDQECADSIGKFDAVHLWEVLEHLPDPAGMLSLCRQVLNPGGLIIVGVPNDYNKLQKIVTENMDEEPWWVAPPHHINFFNRSSLENLLRRLNFEPLHHEISFPLELFLLMGKNYKRNPDLGRECHAMRKELELNLTRTGNRDVLDKFYKSLDEAGFGRHTVVMAGKKD; encoded by the coding sequence ATGAGTGACAGAAAATGCTGGATGGACCATAGCGGGATAGTGCTGCACTCCGTTGACGGCTTCGATGTGATTCATTGTGAAAGTTGCGGCTTCAAGCACATTATTCCCATTCCTGATGAAGAAGAGCTGGAGCGCATCTACAAACATGAATACCACGTCAAAGACAAACCGCTCATGCTCCAACATCAGCTTGAAGATCAGGAATGGCATGATGCCACCAATGCGGCCCGTTTGGAAACCATTGAAAAACTTCTTGGACGCAAAGGTTCCATTCTGGATGTCGGTTCCGGCAACGGTTTTTTCCTTAAACAGGCAGCAGAACTCGGATGGCAGGCCAAAGGCGTGGAGCCCGCTGATAAGGCAGTGGATTACTGCAATTCCATAGGACTTGATGTTACCCACGGTGTTTTTGATCAGGAATGTGCAGATTCCATCGGTAAATTTGATGCTGTTCACCTCTGGGAAGTTCTTGAACATCTGCCTGATCCGGCGGGTATGCTGAGCCTTTGCAGACAGGTACTTAATCCTGGCGGCCTGATCATCGTTGGAGTTCCCAACGATTACAACAAGCTGCAAAAAATAGTGACCGAAAATATGGACGAAGAACCATGGTGGGTGGCTCCTCCTCATCACATAAATTTCTTCAACCGCAGCTCTCTTGAAAATTTATTACGGCGGCTTAATTTTGAACCGCTGCACCATGAAATTTCTTTTCCACTGGAACTTTTCCTGCTCATGGGCAAGAACTACAAACGCAATCCGGATCTTGGCCGGGAATGCCATGCCATGCGTAAGGAACTGGAACTTAACCTGACCCGCACGGGTAACCGGGATGTTTTGGATAAGTTCTACAAAAGCTTAGATGAAGCTGGATTTGGGCGCCATACTGTGGTTATGGCCGGTAAAAAGGACTAA
- a CDS encoding PseG/SpsG family protein — MPNGSTKPSCVMKNSGPFLFLCEAGPQTGFGHAGRCMAIAAALREKFGCDSVFGFRGALEAENKIKAAGFKTIPVSDFDLWKFSNEGAVVLDLRINLAQSFFSRAKTAGKLLVSIDDPTPNRLHTDLAFYPPVPQFRELKWDEFSGTIHRGWEFIPLRKEFRLPKNPQPIHSIPKILITMGGSDPHGLTLKILQALKSVDGEWQAEVVIGPMFNNLDKIDQITVEHGKKVKLLHDIKDMSLPMQQADAAIASFGMTAYELAACGVPQMLLCLSEDHTRSASALHASGAAVSLGKYDRISDRKLALELQNFISDQNSLKSIAAKAAGLGIGQGATNIASLIMKAI, encoded by the coding sequence TTGCCGAACGGCTCTACCAAGCCTTCATGTGTGATGAAAAATAGCGGACCATTTCTTTTTCTTTGCGAAGCCGGCCCCCAAACCGGATTCGGCCACGCTGGTCGCTGCATGGCAATTGCTGCTGCCCTGCGCGAAAAGTTCGGATGCGATTCAGTTTTCGGATTCAGGGGTGCTTTAGAAGCTGAAAACAAAATCAAGGCAGCCGGATTCAAAACAATTCCTGTCAGCGACTTTGACCTCTGGAAATTCAGCAATGAAGGCGCGGTGGTCCTCGACCTGCGCATTAACCTTGCCCAGTCTTTTTTCAGCCGCGCAAAAACAGCAGGCAAATTGCTTGTATCAATTGATGATCCCACTCCCAACCGTTTGCACACCGATCTGGCCTTTTACCCGCCGGTTCCTCAATTTAGGGAACTTAAATGGGACGAATTCAGCGGGACCATCCATCGCGGCTGGGAATTCATCCCCCTGCGCAAAGAGTTCCGACTTCCCAAAAATCCACAGCCGATCCATTCTATTCCAAAAATCTTAATTACCATGGGCGGCAGCGATCCCCACGGCCTGACCCTGAAAATATTACAGGCCCTGAAATCAGTAGATGGAGAATGGCAGGCGGAAGTTGTAATCGGTCCCATGTTCAATAATCTGGACAAAATCGACCAGATAACGGTAGAGCACGGAAAGAAAGTAAAATTGTTGCATGATATAAAGGACATGTCCTTGCCTATGCAGCAGGCTGACGCGGCAATCGCATCTTTCGGCATGACCGCTTATGAGCTGGCCGCCTGCGGAGTCCCGCAGATGCTGCTTTGTTTAAGCGAAGACCATACCCGCTCGGCATCGGCATTGCATGCCTCAGGAGCAGCGGTTTCACTGGGAAAATATGACCGCATATCTGACCGGAAACTGGCTCTTGAACTGCAAAATTTTATTTCCGATCAGAATTCACTAAAGTCCATAGCTGCAAAAGCTGCCGGACTTGGGATCGGGCAAGGGGCTACCAACATCGCATCTCTGATTATGAAAGCCATTTAA
- the pseF gene encoding pseudaminic acid cytidylyltransferase — MQVAIIPARGGSKRIPKKSIRPFLGKPLIAYTIEAARKSGFFDHILVSTDSEEFAEVAREYGAEVPFMRPAELADDFTPTQPVIDHAVDWIKENWGEPERYCQFFANPFVTAESIHGGYKMLREHRANCVLGVAEFPYPILRSFKKNDQGGVEYAFPEYAPCRSQDLPVFFHDAAQFYWIELTDLPADRTEGLSLPYFLPRYMVVDIDTEEDWHIAERLYQAFMCDEK, encoded by the coding sequence ATGCAGGTAGCAATCATCCCGGCTAGAGGCGGAAGCAAACGTATTCCAAAGAAATCCATCCGCCCTTTTCTGGGAAAACCACTTATAGCCTATACCATTGAAGCCGCCCGAAAGAGCGGCTTCTTTGATCATATTCTGGTCAGCACGGATAGCGAAGAATTCGCTGAAGTGGCCCGCGAATACGGAGCCGAAGTACCCTTTATGCGTCCGGCAGAACTGGCTGACGACTTCACTCCCACCCAGCCGGTCATTGATCATGCTGTAGACTGGATCAAAGAAAACTGGGGAGAACCGGAACGATACTGCCAATTCTTCGCCAATCCTTTTGTCACTGCGGAGAGTATTCACGGTGGCTACAAGATGCTGCGTGAACACCGAGCCAATTGCGTACTCGGAGTTGCCGAATTCCCTTATCCCATCCTGCGTTCATTCAAAAAGAATGATCAGGGTGGTGTTGAATATGCCTTTCCCGAATATGCTCCCTGCCGCTCACAGGATCTGCCTGTATTCTTCCATGACGCTGCCCAGTTCTATTGGATAGAACTGACAGACCTTCCGGCGGACCGCACGGAAGGACTCAGTCTGCCCTATTTTCTACCTCGCTACATGGTGGTGGATATCGACACCGAGGAAGACTGGCACATTGCCGAACGGCTCTACCAAGCCTTCATGTGTGATGAAAAATAG
- a CDS encoding NTP transferase domain-containing protein encodes MKAVILAAGIGSRLSRPFPKSLSVLPYGETILGRQIRLMRELGVEEIIVVVGFKMTLIMEQFPEVFYKYNPDYYITNTSKSLLKAVENLDDDILWTNGDVVFDKPVLKKFLDEAKDESRIAVDRKSCGEEEIKYLLNDKGYITEISKQVVNAEGEAVGINLVKQKDLALYKEALRRCEDQDYFERGLEFIIEEGVNLKPVDVSDHACVEVDFEEDWKFAEKTFLRADQ; translated from the coding sequence ATGAAAGCAGTTATTCTTGCAGCAGGAATCGGTAGCAGGCTGAGCAGACCTTTCCCAAAATCACTTTCTGTGCTTCCTTACGGGGAAACAATTCTCGGCCGCCAGATCCGGCTCATGCGCGAACTGGGTGTAGAAGAAATTATCGTGGTCGTGGGATTCAAAATGACCCTGATCATGGAACAGTTTCCGGAAGTCTTTTACAAGTACAACCCAGACTATTACATCACCAACACTTCCAAAAGCCTTCTCAAGGCAGTGGAAAACCTTGATGACGATATCCTTTGGACCAACGGTGACGTCGTATTCGACAAACCGGTTTTGAAAAAATTCCTCGATGAAGCAAAAGATGAAAGCCGCATCGCAGTAGACCGCAAATCCTGTGGTGAAGAAGAAATCAAATATTTACTCAACGACAAGGGATACATTACCGAGATCTCCAAGCAGGTAGTCAATGCCGAAGGTGAAGCTGTAGGCATCAACCTTGTGAAACAAAAAGATCTGGCCCTTTACAAAGAAGCCCTGCGTCGCTGTGAGGATCAGGATTATTTTGAAAGAGGTCTCGAATTTATCATTGAGGAAGGGGTCAACCTCAAGCCTGTGGATGTATCCGACCACGCGTGTGTCGAAGTAGACTTCGAAGAAGACTGGAAATTTGCGGAAAAGACTTTCCTTAGAGCCGACCAGTAA